A genomic segment from Agelaius phoeniceus isolate bAgePho1 chromosome 2, bAgePho1.hap1, whole genome shotgun sequence encodes:
- the CNMD gene encoding leukocyte cell-derived chemotaxin 1 has product MAEGSEKVPIARVGPDDVELCLPPAYAAAAPPGPGRLLKAGAAVLIAGALLLLAGAIGAFYFWKGTERQVYNVHYTMSINGKVQDGSMEIDAGNNLETFKTGSGSEEAVEVHDFQIGITGIRFAEGEKCYIKAQPKAHIPEVDAMAKASLSSELEDEIMPVRFDKNSLIWVAADEPIKHNSFLSPKILELCRDLPIFWLRPTYPKDNQRRQMKRNKRQSEPNFDEEDLEAASEEVNPRSRTMQLTQELGHQANETRPMGQETDQTFNPDNPYNQLEGEGMAFDPMLDHLGVCCIECRRSYTQCQRICEPLMGFQPWPYNYQGCRSACRVIMPCSWWVARIMGVV; this is encoded by the exons ATGGCAGAGGGCTCCGAGAAGGTGCCGATCGCCCGAGTGGGGCCCGACGATgtggagctgtgcctgcccccC GCGTACGCGGCTGCCGCGCCCCCCGGACCGGGGCGGCTGCTGAAGGCCGGGGCCGCGGTGCTGATCGCCGGggccctcctgctgctggccggGGCCATCGGCGCCTTCTACTTCTGGAAAGGCACGGAGCGGCAG GTGTACAACGTTCACTATACTATGAGCATTAATGGAAAAGTACAAGATGGATCAATGGAAATAGATGCTGGAAACAACTTAGAGACATTCAAAACAGGAAGTGGGAGTGAAGAGGCAGTTGAAGTTCATGATTTTCAGATC GGCATAACTGGGATCCGTTTTGCTGAAGGAGAAAAGTGTTACATCAAAGCTCAGCCAAAAGCTCACATCCCTGAAGTTGATGCTATGGCTAAAGCGAGCCTCTCATCTGAGCTG GAAGATGAAATCATGCCTGTGAGATTTGACAAAAACTCCCTTATCTGGGTGGCTGCAGATGAGCCTATCAAGCATAACAGCTTCCTAAGCCCCAAAATTCTAGAGCTTTGCAGGGATCTTCCAATTTTCTGGCTGCGACCAACATATCCCAAAG ATAACCAAAGGAGACAAATGAAGAGAAACAAGCGCCAGTCAGAACCAAACTTCGATGAGGAAGACTTGGAAGCTGCTTCTGAAGAAGTAAACCCCAGGTCACGCACCATGCAGCTGACTCAAGAGCTTGGCCACCAGGCTAATGAAACCAGGCCAATGGGACAAGAAACTGATCAAACATTTAATCCAGACAACCCATACAAC CAGCTGGAAGGTGAAGGGATGGCCTTTGACCCCATGCTGGATCACCTGGGCGTGTGCTGCATTGAGTGCCGGCGCAGTTACACGCAGTGCCAGCGGATCTGCGAGCCCCTCATGGGCTTCCAGCCGTGGCCCTACAACTACCAGGGCTGCCGCAGCGCCTGCCGCGTCATCATGCCCTGCAGCTGGTGGGTCGCTCGCATCATGGGCGTTGTGTGA